One genomic segment of Vulpes vulpes isolate BD-2025 chromosome 2, VulVul3, whole genome shotgun sequence includes these proteins:
- the SHLD3 gene encoding shieldin complex subunit 3, whose protein sequence is MTTEVILHYRPYENDPTQLLKIAEKAIQDFPTRPLARFIPWFLHDGSKLLLKPKRSPPVISEEAAEDVKQYLTISEHDAKSQSYDCTVDLLEFQPNLKKRKHLIRSHSLNEQTNCGNLDKQSEKGRQHKKRFWSVSLPSSNCTENIFPLSKKLQDSLKALNLHSLYRARWTIEHAICNNQTLEDIWAKLNQIIRHNELPSCNATFQRHLDQIWVFCDIMYCEYVGNLLKGRLALTGKMNLFMHKYGVIFSM, encoded by the coding sequence ATGACTACAGAAGTAATATTACATTATCGACCATATGAGAATGATCCCACACAACTGCTAAAAATTGCAGAGAAAGCAATTCAAGACTTTCCTACACGTCCACTAGCGAGATTTATTCCTTGGTTTCTGCATGATGGGTCCAAACTTCTACTCAAACCTAAAAGATCACCACCTGTGATTTCTGAAGAGGCAGCTGAAGATGTGAAACAGTACTTAACCATTTCAGAACACGATGCTAAATCACAGAGTTATGATTGCACAGTAGATCTTTTGGAATttcaacctaatttaaaaaaaaggaagcacttAATCCGGTCACACTCACTGAATGAACAGACTAATTGTGGAAATCTAGATAAACAATCAGAGAAGGGAAGACAGCACAAGAAGAGGTTTTGGAGTGTTTCACTTCCCAGCAGTAAttgtactgaaaatatttttcctttgtctaaGAAATTGCAAGATAGTTTAAAGGCACTGAATTTGCATTCACTTTACAGAGCAAGATGGACTATAGAGCACGCTATTTGTAACAACCAAACTCTGGAAGACATTTGGGCAAAACTCAATCAAATTATCAGGCACAATGAACTTCCATCTTGTAATGCAACCTTTCAGAGACACTTAGACCAAATATGGGTGTTCTGTGATATTATGTACTGTGAATATGTGGGAAATCTTCTTAAAGGAAGGTTAGCTCTTACTGggaaaatgaatttattcatgCATAAATATGGTGTTATTTTTAGTATGTAA